One Rhododendron vialii isolate Sample 1 chromosome 2a, ASM3025357v1 genomic region harbors:
- the LOC131315775 gene encoding crocetin glucosyltransferase, chloroplastic-like — MDPCVRLLLVTFPGQPQINPGLQLAKRLLKMVVDVTYATAFSAINRMIRSTTRTPPGLTFFGFSDGHDGGWEMDNLDNQMEELKRRGSEAVANLITSQAERGQAFMHVVYTPFVPWAGQVAHDLHVPSTFMWIQPATILDIYYYYFNGYGDSIRNNMSDPSWSVELPGLPLVTGSDLPSYLLASNTYNFALPLLKEHFDVLDARNNPKVLVNSFDALEPGALRAIEKLNLVAIGPLIPSAFLDGKDPSDNSFGGDLFEDSKAYIKWLDSKPSDSVIYAAFGSYSPIAKQQLQEISQGLLACGRPFLWVVRATEEEKLSCKEKLEQQGMIVPWCSQVEVLSHPSVGCFLSHCGWNSSMESLVSGVPVVAFPQWADQVTNAKLIQDVWKTGTRVKPNLDHLVESDEIKRCIEMVMGGDEMRTNAEKWKDLAREAGKDGGSSEKNLRTFVDEVRASKVELTVLQN, encoded by the coding sequence ATGGATCCCTGTGTTCGACTCCTGCTGGTAACGTTTCCAGGGCAGCCGCAAATCAATCCCGGCCTCCAGCTTGCCAAGCGGCTCCTCAAAATGGTCGTCGATGTCACTTATGCAACAGCCTTTTCCGCCATCAATCGCATGATCAGAAGCACGACGAGAACTCCACCGGGCTTGACCTTTTTCGGCTTCTCTGATGGCCACGATGGCGGGTGGGAAATGGACAACCTCGACAACCAAATGGAAGAGCTAAAGCGACGCGGATCAGAGGCTGTAGCAAACCTCATCACATCACAGGCCGAAAGAGGCCAGGCTTTCATGCATGTGGTTTATACCCCATTTGTCCCTTGGGCAGGCCAGGTTGCACATGATCTTCACGTGCCGTCAACTTTCATGTGGATTCAACCAGCCACCATCTTGGATATTTACTATTATTACTTCAATGGTTATGGGGATTCCATTAGGAACAACATGAGTGACCCCTCATGGTCAGTTGAATTACCAGGACTACCACTGGTAACCGGCAGTGACCTTCCCTCTTATTTGCTTGCTTCAAACACCTATAATTTTGCACTTCCATTACTAAAAGAGCATTTTGATGTGCTTGATGCCCGAAACAATCCAAAAGTACTTGTAAACTCCTTCGATGCTTTAGAGCCTGGAGCCCTAAGAGCAATCGAGAAGCTAAATTTGGTTGCTATTGGACCGTTAATCCCGTCGGCTTTCTTGGATGGAAAGGATCCATCTGACAATTCTTTCGGAGGAGATCTCTTTGAAGATTCAAAAGCCTATATCAAATGGTTGGATTCAAAGCCTAGTGACTCTGTTATTTATGCAGCCTTCGGAAGCTATTCTCCAATAGCGAAGCAACAGTTACAGGAGATTTCACAAGGGCTGCTTGCCTGTGGAAGGCCCTTTTTGTGGGTGGTAAGAGCCACTGAAGAAGAGAAGCTGAGTTGTAAAGAGAAATTGGAACAACAAGGAATGATAGTGCCGTGGTGTTCTCAAGTGGAGGTTTTGTCACACCCATCTGTTGGGTGTTTCCTATCTCATTGTGGGTGGAATTCTTCTATGGAGAGCTTGGTTTCCGGGGTTCCGGTTGTGGCCTTTCCGCAGTGGGCAGACCAAGTTACGAACGCAAAGCTTATTCAAGATGTTTGGAAGACTGGAACAAGAGTGAAACCGAATCTAGATCACTTAGTCGAGAGTGATGAGATTAAAAGGTGCATAGAAATGGTGATGGGCGGGGATGAAATGAGGACGAATGCTGAGAAGTGGAAGGATTTGGCAAGGGAAGCTGGTAAAGATGGTGGATCATCCGAAAAGAATCTCAGGACTTTTGTTGATGAGGTCAGGGCTAGTAAAGTAGAATTAACTGTTCTACAAAATTGA
- the LOC131315777 gene encoding crocetin glucosyltransferase, chloroplastic-like → MDPCVRLLLVTFPGQPHINPGLQFAKRLLKMGVDVTYATAFSALNRMTRSTTTPPGLTFFGFSDGHDGGWGMDNIDQYMEELKRHGSEAVAKLIKSQAETGQPFFHVVYTTFVPWAGQVAHDLHVPSTFLWIQPATILDIYFYYLNGYGDSIGDNMNDPSWSVELPGLPPVTGSDLPSYLLASNTYNFALKLLKEHFDVLDAQNNPKVLVNSFDALESGALRAIEKLNLVAIGPLIPSAFLDGKDPSDNSFGGDLFEDLKTYIKWLDSKPSESVIYAAFGSYSPIAKQQIDEIAHGLLACGRPFLWVVRATEDEKLSSKEKLEQEGMIVPWCSQVEVLSHPSIGCFLSHCGWNSSLESLISGVPVVAFPQWSDQVTNAKLIEDVWKTGTRVKSNLDHLVESDEIKRCIEMVMGGDEMRTNAKKWKELARETGKEGGSSDKNLKIFVDEAKANKVD, encoded by the coding sequence ATGGATCCCTGTGTTCGACTCCTGCTGGTAACGTTTCCAGGACAACCGCATATCAACCCCGGCCTCCAATTTGCCAAGCGCCTCCTCAAAATGGGGGTCGACGTCACTTACGCAACAGCCTTTTCCGCCCTCAATCGCATGACCAGAAGCACGACTACTCCACCAGGCTTGACCTTTTTCGGCTTCTCTGATGGCCACGATGGCGGGTGGGGAATGGACAATATCGACCAGTACATGGAAGAGCTAAAGAGACACGGATCAGAGGCTGTAGCAAAACTCATCAAATCACAGGCTGAAACAGGCCAGCCTTTCTTCCATGTGGTTTATACCACATTTGTCCCTTGGGCAGGCCAGGTTGCACATGATCTTCATGTGCCGTCCACTTTCCTCTGGATTCAACCAGCCACCATCTTGGATATTTACTTTTATTACTTGAATGGCTATGGGGATTCCATTGGGGACAACATGAATGACCCCTCATGGTCAGTTGAATTACCCGGATTACCACCGGTAACCGGCAGTGACCTTCCCTCTTATTTGCTTGCTTCAAACACCTATAATTTTGCACTTAAGTTACTAAAAGAGCATTTTGATGTGCTTGATGCCCAAAACAATCCGAAAGTACTAGTAAACTCCTTCGATGCTTTGGAGTCTGGAGCCCTCAGAGCAATCGAGAAGCTAAACTTGGTTGCTATTGGACCGTTAATCCCGTCGGCTTTCTTGGATGGAAAGGATCCGTCAGACAATTCTTTTGGAGGAGATCTCTTCGAAGATTTGAAAACCTATATCAAATGGTTGGATTCAAAGCCTAGTGAATCTGTTATTTATGCAGCCTTTGGAAGCTATTCTCCAATAGCGAAGCAGCAGATAGACGAGATAGCACACGGGCTGCTTGCTTGTGGAAGGCCGTTTTTGTGGGTGGTGAGAGCCACTGAAGACGAGAAGCTGAGTTCTAAAGAGAAATTGGAACAAGAAGGAATGATAGTTCCGTGGTGTTCTCAAGTGGAGGTTTTGTCACACCCATCGATTGGGTGTTTCCTGTCTCATTGCGGGTGGAATTCTTCTTTGGAGAGCTTGATTTCCGGGGTTCCGGTTGTGGCTTTTCCGCAGTGGTCGGACCAAGTTACGAACGCAAAGcttattgaagatgtttggaaGACTGGAACAAGAGTGAAATCGAATCTAGATCACTTAGTAGAGAGTGATGAGATTAAAAGGTGCATAGAAATGGTGATGGGCGGGGATGAAATGAGGACGAATGCTAAGAAGTGGAAGGAATTGGCAAGGGAAACCGGTAAAGAAGGTGGATCATCGGATAAGAATCTCAAGATTTTTGTTGATGAGGCCAAGGCTAATAAAGTAGACTGA